One window of Candidatus Binatia bacterium genomic DNA carries:
- the thiL gene encoding thiamine-phosphate kinase — MSSAVRSGVGEFAFLRRLLPSLPQGAKVVTGPGHDAARVRVDGKDWLLTVDSQVEGIHFRLPWISWSALGRRSFRVGASDIAAMGGLARFVLVDCGVPRYVALCDLRRLELALAREASQWGAFVVGGNLHRAEEFALVLAVIGEAPRQVVTRCGAMPGDLVVVTGTLGDAALCVRLLEAGKPCPPSLRNRWRLPPRRDRFARLLVARKLVSAMIDVSDGLVQDLQHICDASGVGARLEISSMPLSRAYRRVMGEDVSLALAGGEDYELLFTVPPHKMPEVERLSRREAVGVRVIGEVVPGRRVRFRTGGRQFRLERPGFDHFSP, encoded by the coding sequence GTGTCGTCGGCGGTGAGGTCCGGTGTAGGGGAGTTTGCGTTCCTTCGTCGCTTACTCCCTTCTTTGCCACAGGGGGCGAAGGTTGTTACCGGCCCGGGGCACGATGCTGCGCGGGTGCGCGTCGATGGCAAAGATTGGCTACTCACTGTCGATAGCCAGGTCGAGGGCATTCACTTCCGCCTACCGTGGATTTCCTGGTCAGCGTTGGGGCGCCGCAGTTTTCGCGTCGGCGCAAGCGATATTGCGGCCATGGGCGGGCTAGCGCGTTTTGTGCTCGTTGACTGCGGGGTGCCGAGGTATGTTGCGCTCTGTGATCTACGGCGGCTCGAGTTAGCGCTGGCGCGGGAAGCGAGCCAGTGGGGAGCATTTGTGGTCGGAGGGAACTTGCACCGTGCTGAAGAGTTCGCGCTCGTGCTCGCAGTGATTGGCGAGGCTCCGCGTCAAGTGGTGACCCGATGCGGTGCGATGCCGGGGGACCTTGTGGTGGTGACGGGAACTTTGGGAGACGCAGCATTGTGCGTCCGCCTTTTAGAGGCGGGCAAGCCATGCCCGCCATCGTTACGGAACCGTTGGCGACTGCCGCCGCGGCGCGATCGATTCGCTCGGCTCCTGGTCGCACGCAAACTTGTCTCCGCAATGATCGATGTCAGTGACGGGCTCGTGCAAGACTTGCAGCACATTTGCGACGCGAGTGGAGTAGGAGCGCGATTAGAAATCTCTTCAATGCCGTTGAGTAGGGCGTACAGGAGGGTGATGGGTGAGGATGTTAGCTTGGCGCTCGCAGGAGGCGAGGACTACGAGTTGTTATTCACGGTCCCCCCGCACAAGATGCCAGAGGTCGAACGGTTAAGTCGCCGCGAAGCCGTAGGTGTGAGAGTCATTGGCGAGGTTGTCCCCGGTCGGAGAGTACGATTCAGAACCGGAGGTAGGCAATTCCGTCTCGAGCGTCCTGGCTTCGACCATTTTTCACCTTGA
- a CDS encoding chemotaxis protein CheW: protein MDHRQITQTMTGRVLVFRVDDGRFCIHADWVDAIYPRKEVTLHTLKGADGSVQQFIIHRGQPAWVMDLRQAFGLDEVLGIAERPAFAVVRSGSAFLAVRVDEFTGVRELDLTERSPVASAVVRDGGQPVGHLVEFDGELHVLLDPNRILSNTLRDALDPLLEEALAFRDRQAKLERLVPELRRHCTPSGLKAYARLTRRNGLARASSAARTVLAIFEQPPAFNGGVEGNLGGDKLLRDLLALVAAHQSGTIRIQSHQGSGSIFLHGGDIFDAEFGQDRGHAALKELLALREGTYSFDSSAAPPTTRRIPDSPAWVLTEIVEQLTEERRVKHLRDAN, encoded by the coding sequence GTGGATCATCGGCAAATCACACAGACAATGACTGGTCGGGTTCTGGTCTTTCGGGTGGACGATGGCCGCTTCTGCATCCATGCGGACTGGGTAGATGCAATTTATCCCCGCAAGGAAGTCACCTTACACACCCTCAAGGGAGCGGATGGATCCGTTCAGCAGTTCATCATTCATCGCGGACAGCCAGCATGGGTGATGGACCTGCGGCAGGCATTCGGTCTCGACGAGGTCCTCGGCATTGCCGAACGGCCTGCGTTTGCGGTGGTGCGATCGGGCTCCGCATTTCTCGCTGTCCGGGTAGATGAATTCACTGGCGTGCGGGAGCTTGACCTGACCGAGCGCTCTCCCGTGGCTAGTGCAGTGGTGCGGGACGGGGGCCAACCGGTCGGTCACTTGGTGGAATTCGATGGCGAACTGCATGTTTTGCTGGACCCGAACCGCATCCTAAGCAACACGCTGAGGGACGCCCTGGATCCGCTCCTCGAGGAAGCGCTCGCCTTTCGTGACCGTCAGGCCAAACTCGAACGGCTGGTTCCCGAACTCCGGCGCCATTGTACTCCAAGCGGGCTCAAAGCTTACGCCCGCCTTACGCGACGGAATGGACTGGCCCGCGCATCTTCAGCCGCACGTACCGTGCTTGCGATTTTCGAGCAGCCACCCGCCTTCAACGGCGGCGTCGAAGGCAACCTTGGCGGGGACAAACTGCTGCGAGATCTTCTGGCTCTCGTCGCAGCACATCAGTCGGGAACCATCCGGATTCAAAGCCACCAAGGGTCCGGATCGATCTTCCTCCATGGGGGCGACATCTTCGATGCCGAGTTTGGGCAAGACCGAGGCCACGCGGCGCTCAAAGAGCTGCTGGCGCTGCGCGAAGGTACTTACAGCTTTGACAGCAGTGCGGCCCCTCCCACCACCCGTCGCATCCCGGACTCTCCAGCATGGGTTCTCACTGAGATCGTCGAGCAACTCACCGAGGAGCGCCGTGTGAAGCATCTCCGTGATGCAAACTGA
- a CDS encoding response regulator: MMDRKPKVLGVDDSLTIRKALEIVLKPAGYDLELAVDGADAIAKAKSFKPDVILLDFILPDMRGSEVCQHLALDPETAHIPVILVSAKGAEIRQAYRDARNVVSYIAKPFKPQVVTGIVAEVLAKTAAGEQVKAAVPVHEAEGLSIPPVAPMQPPIATPPVAATPPPPIAPLHEPASELSASSPPAVARASQQSAAPTPPVRKVARREAPMLPFGEAPRAEFGTPFTSEANRREALDLMFETLRSSTEGVYVEEVDTPLGATADQAKSYIEILEALIRELGEGLQHARSGVKYRLYSDGSVRSFDESLHEIFRRSCRLLFRATSAGAVAHEAPAQKLRVLIVATKGSAVHRQISAVVSAHPEWQVFHVTEGFRQLPMIVRLFAPAVVLTEVTWSGALWEQLGLAARLPELAAARVFGIVSGERPIPPAFVDETKRQAVLQEHGIQNLVGSLFEAEEQLATPSQSVEPSYDAGTFDGQESPQVTDGSTPPRPTGTDEVASSPSATP, from the coding sequence ATGATGGATCGTAAACCTAAAGTACTTGGCGTGGACGACAGCCTTACGATCCGTAAGGCACTGGAAATCGTGCTCAAGCCTGCTGGCTACGACCTTGAGCTGGCAGTGGACGGAGCGGACGCAATCGCGAAGGCGAAAAGTTTCAAGCCGGACGTCATTTTGCTCGACTTCATTTTACCCGACATGCGCGGTAGCGAGGTGTGCCAGCACCTAGCCTTGGATCCGGAAACCGCGCACATCCCCGTGATCTTGGTCTCGGCGAAGGGGGCTGAGATCCGGCAAGCCTACCGGGACGCGCGCAACGTGGTGAGTTACATCGCCAAGCCCTTCAAGCCCCAAGTGGTCACCGGCATTGTTGCCGAAGTGTTGGCGAAGACTGCCGCCGGCGAGCAGGTGAAGGCTGCGGTGCCTGTGCACGAAGCCGAGGGCCTGTCCATCCCCCCAGTTGCACCCATGCAACCGCCCATCGCTACGCCACCGGTTGCTGCAACTCCCCCGCCGCCAATCGCCCCGCTGCACGAGCCGGCGTCGGAGCTGTCTGCGAGCAGCCCTCCTGCGGTTGCACGAGCCTCGCAACAATCCGCAGCGCCCACTCCGCCCGTGCGCAAGGTCGCACGGAGGGAGGCGCCGATGCTGCCTTTCGGCGAAGCTCCGCGCGCAGAGTTTGGTACACCTTTCACCTCCGAAGCAAATCGGCGCGAGGCTTTGGATCTCATGTTCGAAACTTTGCGCTCGAGCACGGAGGGGGTTTACGTCGAAGAGGTAGACACGCCACTCGGCGCAACAGCGGATCAAGCCAAGTCCTACATCGAAATCCTCGAAGCTCTCATCCGCGAGCTTGGAGAGGGCCTGCAGCATGCTCGCTCCGGTGTGAAGTACAGGTTGTACAGCGACGGGTCGGTGCGTTCCTTTGATGAGTCGCTGCATGAAATTTTCCGCCGTTCCTGCAGGTTGCTGTTTCGGGCCACGTCTGCCGGCGCTGTCGCTCACGAAGCACCCGCTCAAAAGCTGCGGGTTTTGATTGTGGCGACAAAAGGGAGCGCGGTGCACCGGCAGATTTCGGCGGTGGTTAGTGCCCACCCAGAATGGCAAGTGTTTCACGTCACCGAAGGCTTCCGACAACTTCCGATGATCGTGCGGCTATTCGCACCCGCGGTGGTGTTGACCGAGGTCACTTGGTCCGGAGCACTGTGGGAACAGCTCGGCCTCGCGGCCCGGCTGCCGGAACTGGCTGCCGCTCGTGTCTTTGGCATTGTCAGTGGCGAGCGCCCCATTCCCCCAGCCTTCGTCGATGAAACCAAGCGCCAAGCGGTGCTTCAAGAACACGGGATTCAAAACCTGGTCGGGTCGCTTTTCGAGGCCGAAGAGCAACTCGCGACGCCATCACAAAGCGTCGAGCCTTCCTACGATGCTGGTACGTTCGACGGACAAGAGTCGCCGCAGGTCACCGATGGCTCAACCCCGCCGCGACCGACTGGAACTGACGAGGTGGCAAGCAGCCCGTCTGCGACGCCGTAA
- a CDS encoding response regulator, with protein sequence MPKILIVDDIRSDVQLMADTLRPAGYECIRASNGLEAIERARTEQPDLILLDIVMPGQDGFATCRQLKRDAATKHIPVVIVSSKNGESDRFWGQRQGASDYLTKPFSPSDLLAVVRKYV encoded by the coding sequence ATGCCGAAGATTTTAATCGTCGACGATATTCGCAGTGACGTACAATTGATGGCCGACACGTTGCGGCCTGCTGGCTACGAATGCATCCGTGCCAGCAACGGCTTGGAAGCCATCGAACGGGCGCGGACCGAACAGCCCGACTTGATCCTCCTCGATATCGTCATGCCCGGCCAGGATGGCTTCGCCACCTGCCGGCAGCTCAAACGCGATGCCGCGACAAAGCACATTCCTGTGGTGATCGTGAGTTCCAAAAACGGCGAGAGCGACCGCTTCTGGGGGCAACGTCAGGGAGCATCCGACTATCTGACGAAGCCATTTTCGCCCAGTGACCTACTTGCCGTGGTGCGGAAATACGTATGA
- a CDS encoding chemotaxis protein CheW: MKNAEVSPSNAAPPIEVADQLSERLAQLGHEHCIFSRNGELFAIPVSTAREVLFDETPAPVPLAPEIVVGVINLRGEVLPLVRFDLLLGFPARVFAPEDHVLVLAIDGIQLGLVVDRVREVRPINPLDIKAATEAEVGRPHVKGYWEGPLGVVNVLDARSLAQAAVALARDGFQQRRMQGVSTRELS, from the coding sequence ATGAAGAACGCCGAAGTCTCGCCCAGTAACGCAGCGCCTCCGATTGAGGTTGCCGACCAGTTGTCCGAGCGTTTGGCTCAGCTCGGCCATGAGCACTGCATTTTCTCCCGAAACGGCGAACTATTCGCGATCCCCGTCAGTACCGCCCGCGAAGTATTGTTCGACGAAACGCCGGCCCCGGTGCCGCTGGCTCCTGAGATCGTCGTCGGCGTCATCAATTTGCGGGGCGAAGTGCTGCCTTTGGTCCGCTTCGACCTCCTGTTGGGATTTCCAGCCCGCGTGTTCGCTCCTGAGGACCACGTCCTCGTCCTCGCCATCGATGGCATCCAACTTGGCCTCGTAGTCGACCGGGTTCGCGAGGTGCGCCCCATCAATCCCTTGGACATCAAGGCGGCCACCGAAGCCGAAGTCGGGCGTCCCCATGTGAAAGGCTACTGGGAGGGCCCGCTCGGAGTCGTGAATGTGCTCGACGCGCGAAGTTTGGCTCAGGCAGCCGTAGCGCTTGCGCGAGACGGATTCCAACAGCGCCGGATGCAAGGAGTTAGCACCCGCGAGCTCTCATGA
- a CDS encoding methyl-accepting chemotaxis protein: MATKVEEKPQAKRGRAVRFPILWQLILAFVPLAVAAIAAVGYIGYKVASDSLRQQALRQLATVRDNKQREIERYLNGLEDQVLSLARNPSTALAVRQFISAVKELDSDPATEGDKLRPHQEAVKQYFSTFFGKEIENKTLALSEIVSPQRSGIYLQSQYIANNPNPPTRKLLLENAKDNTRYSSYHAVWHPVFVNTAVRFRYEDIYLVDTGTGRVVYSVNKGPDYQANLLEGRFAQSAIGQLFQRLQEEAREGDYLFLDFSPYFAQHGRASAFAGSPIYEAGQKIGALIVQLNIEEINAIMTADSQWARSGLGQTGEAYLVGVGKDDQLLRSESRFLSELGQTNPAVAQARTAVLRQKVDTEATRLAPGREEFSGRYIGYRGVPVLGTSAPLENLHGLDWVVVAEITEEEALQPVVQLRKMTTGLASALIGGFVLTALLVSTSFSRPVRALANVVAEIQKGNYRARARVRARNELGLLAQGLNQALDERVDALVQAEEEHRRLQKEIRDLLMVVAAAADGDFTQRAVVGSGTLGNLADALNLMFENVGALIQHLRGASARVFDAATGIRASADQLATGAVQQAEEVAQTTESVVNMSEKIQAVQTDAAVAAEAARKTEAAAQQGGDLVKRVIAGMDALQKNTRAAAVKIKRLGERSMEISTITNTIQKISAQTNMLALNAAIEASRAGEHGLGFSVVADEVRKLAEQTEAATREIAELIASIQAETNDAVGNIERQAQYVEEQTSMVFDAGASLEQILEASTQSAQLIADISRATEEQAATAQRVSMAMQSISEVARQAQMAAERTQQNSASLFEVAKQLNEQIGLFRVPDAEFELAPSEPVAAPADGPQGVPGSEGELVNRGNGRALSFS, translated from the coding sequence ATGGCAACCAAAGTCGAAGAAAAACCCCAAGCGAAGCGAGGACGCGCGGTCCGCTTCCCCATCCTGTGGCAACTGATCTTGGCGTTCGTGCCCTTGGCGGTGGCTGCAATCGCGGCGGTGGGATATATCGGGTACAAGGTCGCCTCAGACTCGTTGCGGCAACAGGCGCTGCGGCAGCTCGCTACCGTGCGCGACAACAAGCAGCGCGAAATCGAGCGTTACCTCAACGGCCTCGAAGACCAAGTCCTCAGCCTCGCGCGCAATCCCAGCACAGCGCTCGCGGTCAGACAGTTCATTAGTGCGGTGAAGGAGCTGGACAGTGACCCCGCCACCGAGGGAGACAAACTTCGTCCCCATCAAGAAGCGGTGAAGCAGTACTTCAGTACGTTTTTCGGCAAGGAGATCGAAAACAAAACCCTCGCCTTAAGCGAGATTGTCTCACCACAGCGCTCGGGAATTTACTTGCAGTCCCAGTACATCGCCAACAACCCAAACCCGCCCACCCGCAAGTTGCTGCTCGAAAACGCTAAGGACAACACCCGTTACAGCAGTTACCACGCCGTATGGCACCCGGTGTTCGTGAACACCGCCGTTCGCTTCCGCTACGAGGATATTTACCTCGTGGATACCGGCACCGGGCGCGTGGTGTACTCAGTGAACAAGGGCCCGGACTATCAAGCAAACCTCCTCGAGGGCCGATTCGCACAAAGTGCCATTGGTCAACTATTTCAGCGGCTGCAGGAGGAAGCGCGCGAGGGTGATTACCTCTTCCTCGACTTCTCGCCCTACTTTGCGCAACACGGAAGAGCCTCCGCATTCGCCGGGAGCCCAATTTACGAAGCAGGGCAAAAAATCGGCGCCTTGATCGTGCAACTCAACATCGAGGAAATCAACGCGATCATGACGGCCGATAGCCAATGGGCTCGCTCGGGCTTGGGGCAAACTGGTGAGGCATATCTGGTGGGCGTCGGGAAGGATGACCAGTTGCTCCGCAGCGAATCGCGCTTTCTGAGTGAGCTTGGCCAGACGAACCCCGCCGTTGCGCAAGCGCGCACTGCGGTGCTGCGCCAGAAGGTCGACACAGAGGCTACGCGGCTAGCGCCGGGGCGGGAAGAGTTCTCTGGCCGTTACATTGGCTATCGCGGCGTGCCCGTGCTCGGCACCTCCGCACCACTGGAAAACCTGCACGGTCTCGACTGGGTCGTCGTCGCGGAGATCACCGAGGAGGAGGCTCTGCAGCCGGTTGTTCAACTCCGCAAGATGACCACCGGCCTGGCCAGCGCACTGATCGGCGGTTTCGTGCTCACGGCGCTCCTGGTTTCGACAAGCTTCTCGCGACCGGTACGCGCCCTCGCAAACGTGGTTGCCGAGATCCAAAAAGGGAACTACCGTGCCCGCGCGCGGGTGCGCGCCCGCAACGAGCTCGGTTTGCTCGCTCAAGGTTTGAACCAAGCCTTAGACGAGCGCGTGGACGCCCTTGTGCAAGCAGAGGAAGAGCACCGGCGCCTGCAAAAAGAAATCCGCGACCTGCTCATGGTCGTGGCTGCCGCGGCGGACGGCGATTTCACGCAACGCGCGGTCGTGGGTAGCGGCACTTTGGGGAACCTGGCAGACGCCTTAAACCTAATGTTCGAGAACGTCGGGGCACTCATTCAGCACCTCCGTGGGGCCTCTGCACGCGTGTTCGACGCCGCCACGGGTATTCGTGCCTCTGCAGATCAACTGGCCACCGGGGCCGTACAACAAGCTGAGGAGGTCGCTCAAACCACTGAAAGCGTGGTGAACATGAGCGAAAAGATCCAAGCCGTGCAAACCGATGCGGCGGTTGCGGCTGAAGCAGCGCGCAAAACCGAAGCTGCAGCGCAACAGGGTGGCGACTTGGTGAAGCGCGTCATCGCCGGCATGGACGCCCTGCAAAAGAATACCCGAGCTGCTGCGGTAAAGATCAAGCGGCTCGGCGAGCGGTCCATGGAGATCTCCACGATTACGAACACGATCCAGAAGATTTCGGCGCAAACCAACATGCTCGCCCTCAACGCTGCCATCGAGGCTTCGCGCGCTGGTGAGCACGGCCTCGGCTTCAGTGTGGTTGCCGACGAAGTGCGCAAACTGGCGGAACAAACCGAAGCGGCAACCCGAGAAATTGCTGAGTTGATTGCCTCGATTCAAGCGGAGACGAATGACGCAGTCGGCAACATCGAGCGACAAGCGCAATACGTGGAGGAGCAGACCTCGATGGTGTTCGATGCCGGTGCAAGCCTGGAACAAATTCTCGAAGCCTCCACGCAAAGCGCTCAGCTCATCGCCGACATTTCTCGCGCCACCGAGGAACAGGCAGCCACAGCCCAGCGGGTGAGTATGGCCATGCAGAGCATCTCGGAGGTCGCGCGCCAGGCACAAATGGCTGCAGAACGTACCCAACAGAACTCCGCGAGTCTGTTCGAAGTGGCCAAGCAGTTGAACGAACAAATCGGACTGTTCAGAGTTCCAGACGCGGAGTTCGAACTGGCTCCGTCCGAACCTGTGGCCGCACCAGCCGATGGTCCCCAGGGCGTTCCGGGGAGCGAAGGAGAGCTTGTCAATCGCGGCAACGGCCGAGCACTCTCCTTCTCGTAA